One window from the genome of Desulfovibrio psychrotolerans encodes:
- a CDS encoding polyamine ABC transporter substrate-binding protein: MKRLLLALALLLSVFATTADAAQEPEEDKVLYVYNWSEYMPQEVLDKFTAETGIKVVYTTYESNEAMFAKLKLLQGKGYDIVVPSTYFVSLMREQGLLSEIDKTKLTNFRNLDPTVLGGPFDPENDYSVPYMWGSTGMMVNTKHVDPATVKSWKDLARPEFKGKVLLSSDMRDTMGIALKALGYSVNTTNEEEIKAAYEFLVALKPSVLVFNVESTKQAFIGEEVSIGMSWNGDAVIAMEENPDLAFIYPQEGLPLWLDSLCIPSGAAHKNNAHKFIDFTLRPEIAKLIVEEYLYSTPNTAGWELLSDDLKQNAAVSPTKEDLGASEFTSSVGEAKAVYERYWELLKTR, translated from the coding sequence ATGAAAAGACTGCTTCTCGCCCTTGCGCTGCTGCTTTCTGTCTTCGCCACCACGGCGGATGCCGCGCAGGAACCCGAAGAGGACAAGGTGCTCTATGTGTACAACTGGAGCGAATACATGCCGCAGGAGGTGCTGGACAAGTTTACGGCGGAAACCGGCATAAAGGTTGTCTACACCACCTACGAATCCAACGAGGCCATGTTTGCCAAGCTCAAACTGCTGCAGGGCAAGGGCTATGACATTGTGGTGCCTTCCACCTACTTTGTGTCCCTTATGCGGGAGCAGGGTCTGCTCAGCGAGATAGACAAGACCAAGCTGACCAACTTCCGCAATCTGGACCCCACAGTACTGGGCGGACCCTTTGACCCGGAAAACGACTACTCCGTACCCTACATGTGGGGTTCCACCGGCATGATGGTCAACACCAAGCATGTTGACCCCGCCACCGTGAAAAGCTGGAAGGACCTTGCCCGGCCTGAATTCAAGGGCAAGGTGCTGCTCTCCAGCGACATGCGCGATACCATGGGCATTGCCCTGAAGGCGCTGGGCTATTCCGTGAACACCACCAATGAAGAAGAGATCAAGGCCGCCTATGAGTTTCTGGTTGCCCTCAAGCCCTCCGTGCTGGTCTTCAATGTGGAATCCACCAAGCAGGCGTTCATAGGCGAGGAAGTTTCCATAGGCATGAGCTGGAACGGCGATGCCGTGATCGCCATGGAAGAAAACCCGGACCTTGCCTTCATCTACCCGCAGGAAGGCCTGCCCCTGTGGCTGGATTCGCTGTGCATCCCCTCCGGTGCCGCGCACAAGAACAACGCCCACAAATTCATAGACTTTACCCTGCGCCCGGAAATAGCCAAGCTCATCGTGGAGGAGTATCTCTATTCCACCCCCAATACGGCAGGGTGGGAACTGCTTTCTGACGACCTGAAGCAGAACGCCGCGGTGTCTCCCACCAAGGAAGACCTTGGCGCATCGGAATTCACCTCGTCCGTGGGCGAAGCCAAGGCTGTGTACGAACGCTACTGGGAACTGCTCAAAACCCGATAA
- the potC gene encoding spermidine/putrescine ABC transporter permease PotC has translation MWAVYFFLYAPILVVMVYSFNSARFATDWRGFTWDWYAKLFANQQLMNAAVNSLMVATLAATLATALGTLAALVLHRYRFRGRKVLHGSIFVLTVSPDIVMGISMLIFFIALRIQLGFATLLIAHVTLCLPFVAVTVLARLAEFNEHIVEAAKDLGATESKAFRYVILPLLTPAVAAGWLLSFTLSMDDVLISFFVTGPTFEILPLKIYSMVRLGVKPDINALSAVMFTLTVVLVLAAHALTKARKK, from the coding sequence ATGTGGGCAGTGTACTTCTTCCTGTACGCGCCCATTCTGGTGGTTATGGTCTATTCGTTCAACAGCGCCCGGTTTGCCACAGACTGGCGCGGGTTTACCTGGGACTGGTACGCCAAGCTCTTTGCCAACCAGCAGCTTATGAACGCTGCCGTGAACTCGCTTATGGTGGCTACGCTGGCGGCAACCCTTGCCACGGCACTGGGCACCCTTGCGGCACTGGTGCTGCACCGCTACCGTTTCAGGGGGCGCAAGGTGCTGCACGGCTCCATCTTTGTGCTCACGGTATCACCGGATATTGTGATGGGCATTTCCATGCTCATCTTCTTCATCGCACTGCGCATACAGCTGGGCTTTGCCACGCTGCTCATCGCGCATGTCACGCTGTGCCTGCCCTTTGTGGCGGTGACCGTTCTGGCGCGCCTTGCGGAATTCAACGAGCACATTGTGGAGGCGGCAAAAGACCTTGGCGCAACAGAATCCAAAGCGTTCCGCTACGTCATTCTGCCGCTGCTCACGCCTGCCGTGGCAGCGGGGTGGCTGCTCAGCTTCACCCTTTCCATGGACGATGTGCTCATCAGCTTTTTCGTAACGGGGCCGACCTTTGAGATTCTGCCCCTCAAAATTTATTCCATGGTCCGGCTGGGGGTAAAACCCGATATCAACGCCCTGAGTGCCGTCATGTTCACCCTGACCGTGGTGCTGGTTCTTGCCGCCCACGCCCTGACCAAAGCGAGGAAAAAATGA